In a single window of the Chionomys nivalis chromosome 11, mChiNiv1.1, whole genome shotgun sequence genome:
- the Ttc39a gene encoding tetratricopeptide repeat protein 39A isoform X2 → MTALDLFLTNQFSEALSYLKPRTKESMYHSLTYATILEMQAMMTFDPQDILLAGNMMKEAQSLCQRHRRKSSVSDSFSNLVHRPTMDQFTEEEIHAEVCYAECLLQRAALTFLQDENMVSFIKGGIKVRNSYQTYKELDSLVQSSQYCKGESHSHFEGGVKLGVGAFNLTLSMLPTRILRLLEFVGFSGNKDYGLLQLEEGATGHSFRAVLCVMLLLCYHTFLTFVLGTGNVNIEEAEKLLKPYLNRYPKGAIFLFFAGRIEAIKGNIDTAIRRFEECCEAQQHWKQFHHMCYWELMWCFTYKGQWKMAYFYADLLSKENSWSKATYIYMKAAYLSMFGKEDYKPFGDDEVELFRAVPGLKLKIAGKSLPTEKFAIRKSRRYLSPNPISLPIPALEMMYIWNGYAVIGKQPKLTDEMLEVITKAEEMLAMGPENEYSTDDDCLVKLLKGLCLKYLGRIQEAEENFRSISASEKKIKYDHYLIPNALLELALLFMEQGRNEEAIKLLDSAKQNYKNYSMESRTHFRIQAATLQARSSLDGNSSAVSSVSL, encoded by the exons AACCAAGGAGAGCATGTACCACTCACTGACATATGCCACCATCCTGGAGATGCAGGCCATGATGACCTTCGACCCCCAGGACATCCTGCTTGCTGGCAACATGATGAAGGAAGCACAGTCGCTGTGTCAGAG gCATCGGAGGAAGTCTTCTGTGTCGGACTCTTTCAGCAACCTGGTACACCGTCCCACCATGGACCAGTTCACAGAAG AGGAGATCCACGCAGAGGTCTGCTATGCAGAGTGCCTGCTGCAGAGAGCGGCCCTGACCTTTTTGCAG GACGAGAACATGGTGAGCTTCATCAAGGGTGGCATCAAAGTTCGAAACAGCTACCAGACCTACAA GGAGCTGGATAGCCTCGTCCAGTCCTCGCAGTACTGCAAGGGAGAGAGCCATAGTCACTTTGAAGGAGGGGTGAAGCTTGGTGTAGGAGCCTTCAACCTG ACGCTGTCCATGCTTCCCACTAGGATCCTGAGGCTGCTCGAGTTTGTCGGGTTTTCAGGAAACAAG GACTACGGGCTGCTGCAGCTGGAGGAGGGCGCGACAGGGCACAGCTTCCGCGCAGTGCTCTGTGTCATGCTCCTGCTGTGTTACCACACCTTCCTCACCTTCGTGCTCG GTACTGGAAATGTCAACATCGAGGAAGCAGAGAAGCTGTTGAAACCCTACCTGAACCGATACCCCAAG GGTGCCATCTTCCTGTTCTTTGCCGGGCGGATTGAAGCTATCAAAGGAAATATTGACACT GCCATCCGGCGGTTCGAGGAATGCTGTGAGGCCCAGCAGCACTGGAAGCAGTTCCACCACATGTGCTACTGGGAGCTTATGTGGTGCTTCACCTACAAGGGCCAGTGGAAGATGGCCTACTTCTACGCTGACCTGCTGAGCAAGGAGAACTCCTGGTCCAAG GCCACCTACATCTACATGAAGGCTGCCTACCTCAGCATGTTTGGGAAGGAAGACTACAAGCCATTCGGGGATGACGAGGTGGAGTTATTCAG GGCTGTGCCAGGCTTGAAGCTCAAAATTGCTGGGAAATCTCTACCCACAGAGAAGTTTGCCATCCGGAAGTCCAGACGCTACCTCTCTCCCAACCCCATCTCGTTGCCGATCCCTGCTCTG GAAATGATGTACATCTGGAACGGCTATGCTGTGATTGGGAAGCAGCCGAAACTCACTGACGAGATGCTCGAGGTCATCACCAAGGCTGAAGAGATGCTGGCTATGGGCCCAG AGAATGAGTACTCAACAGATGACGACTGCTTGGTCAAACTGCTGAAAGGCCTGTGCCTGAAATACCTGGGccgcatccaggaggcagaggaaaattTCAGGAGCATCTCTGCCAG TGAAAAGAAGATTAAATATGACCACTACTTGATTCCAAATGCCCTGCTGGAGTTGGCCCTGCTGTTCATGGAGCAAGGCAGAAACGAAGAGGCCATCAAACTCCTTGATTCTGCCAA ACAAAACTACAAGAACTACTCCATGGAGTCAAGGACACATTTCCGAATCCAGGCAGCCACACTCCAGGCCAGGTCTTCCCTAGATGGCAACAGCTCTGCAGTATCATCAGTGTCCTTGTAG
- the Ttc39a gene encoding tetratricopeptide repeat protein 39A isoform X3 — protein MYHSLTYATILEMQAMMTFDPQDILLAGNMMKEAQSLCQRHRRKSSVSDSFSNLVHRPTMDQFTEEEIHAEVCYAECLLQRAALTFLQDENMVSFIKGGIKVRNSYQTYKELDSLVQSSQYCKGESHSHFEGGVKLGVGAFNLTLSMLPTRILRLLEFVGFSGNKDYGLLQLEEGATGHSFRAVLCVMLLLCYHTFLTFVLGTGNVNIEEAEKLLKPYLNRYPKGAIFLFFAGRIEAIKGNIDTAIRRFEECCEAQQHWKQFHHMCYWELMWCFTYKGQWKMAYFYADLLSKENSWSKATYIYMKAAYLSMFGKEDYKPFGDDEVELFRAVPGLKLKIAGKSLPTEKFAIRKSRRYLSPNPISLPIPALEMMYIWNGYAVIGKQPKLTDEMLEVITKAEEMLAMGPENEYSTDDDCLVKLLKGLCLKYLGRIQEAEENFRSISASEKKIKYDHYLIPNALLELALLFMEQGRNEEAIKLLDSAKQNYKNYSMESRTHFRIQAATLQARSSLDGNSSAVSSVSL, from the exons ATGTACCACTCACTGACATATGCCACCATCCTGGAGATGCAGGCCATGATGACCTTCGACCCCCAGGACATCCTGCTTGCTGGCAACATGATGAAGGAAGCACAGTCGCTGTGTCAGAG gCATCGGAGGAAGTCTTCTGTGTCGGACTCTTTCAGCAACCTGGTACACCGTCCCACCATGGACCAGTTCACAGAAG AGGAGATCCACGCAGAGGTCTGCTATGCAGAGTGCCTGCTGCAGAGAGCGGCCCTGACCTTTTTGCAG GACGAGAACATGGTGAGCTTCATCAAGGGTGGCATCAAAGTTCGAAACAGCTACCAGACCTACAA GGAGCTGGATAGCCTCGTCCAGTCCTCGCAGTACTGCAAGGGAGAGAGCCATAGTCACTTTGAAGGAGGGGTGAAGCTTGGTGTAGGAGCCTTCAACCTG ACGCTGTCCATGCTTCCCACTAGGATCCTGAGGCTGCTCGAGTTTGTCGGGTTTTCAGGAAACAAG GACTACGGGCTGCTGCAGCTGGAGGAGGGCGCGACAGGGCACAGCTTCCGCGCAGTGCTCTGTGTCATGCTCCTGCTGTGTTACCACACCTTCCTCACCTTCGTGCTCG GTACTGGAAATGTCAACATCGAGGAAGCAGAGAAGCTGTTGAAACCCTACCTGAACCGATACCCCAAG GGTGCCATCTTCCTGTTCTTTGCCGGGCGGATTGAAGCTATCAAAGGAAATATTGACACT GCCATCCGGCGGTTCGAGGAATGCTGTGAGGCCCAGCAGCACTGGAAGCAGTTCCACCACATGTGCTACTGGGAGCTTATGTGGTGCTTCACCTACAAGGGCCAGTGGAAGATGGCCTACTTCTACGCTGACCTGCTGAGCAAGGAGAACTCCTGGTCCAAG GCCACCTACATCTACATGAAGGCTGCCTACCTCAGCATGTTTGGGAAGGAAGACTACAAGCCATTCGGGGATGACGAGGTGGAGTTATTCAG GGCTGTGCCAGGCTTGAAGCTCAAAATTGCTGGGAAATCTCTACCCACAGAGAAGTTTGCCATCCGGAAGTCCAGACGCTACCTCTCTCCCAACCCCATCTCGTTGCCGATCCCTGCTCTG GAAATGATGTACATCTGGAACGGCTATGCTGTGATTGGGAAGCAGCCGAAACTCACTGACGAGATGCTCGAGGTCATCACCAAGGCTGAAGAGATGCTGGCTATGGGCCCAG AGAATGAGTACTCAACAGATGACGACTGCTTGGTCAAACTGCTGAAAGGCCTGTGCCTGAAATACCTGGGccgcatccaggaggcagaggaaaattTCAGGAGCATCTCTGCCAG TGAAAAGAAGATTAAATATGACCACTACTTGATTCCAAATGCCCTGCTGGAGTTGGCCCTGCTGTTCATGGAGCAAGGCAGAAACGAAGAGGCCATCAAACTCCTTGATTCTGCCAA ACAAAACTACAAGAACTACTCCATGGAGTCAAGGACACATTTCCGAATCCAGGCAGCCACACTCCAGGCCAGGTCTTCCCTAGATGGCAACAGCTCTGCAGTATCATCAGTGTCCTTGTAG
- the Ttc39a gene encoding tetratricopeptide repeat protein 39A isoform X4 — MQAMMTFDPQDILLAGNMMKEAQSLCQRHRRKSSVSDSFSNLVHRPTMDQFTEEEIHAEVCYAECLLQRAALTFLQDENMVSFIKGGIKVRNSYQTYKELDSLVQSSQYCKGESHSHFEGGVKLGVGAFNLTLSMLPTRILRLLEFVGFSGNKDYGLLQLEEGATGHSFRAVLCVMLLLCYHTFLTFVLGTGNVNIEEAEKLLKPYLNRYPKGAIFLFFAGRIEAIKGNIDTAIRRFEECCEAQQHWKQFHHMCYWELMWCFTYKGQWKMAYFYADLLSKENSWSKATYIYMKAAYLSMFGKEDYKPFGDDEVELFRAVPGLKLKIAGKSLPTEKFAIRKSRRYLSPNPISLPIPALEMMYIWNGYAVIGKQPKLTDEMLEVITKAEEMLAMGPENEYSTDDDCLVKLLKGLCLKYLGRIQEAEENFRSISASEKKIKYDHYLIPNALLELALLFMEQGRNEEAIKLLDSAKQNYKNYSMESRTHFRIQAATLQARSSLDGNSSAVSSVSL; from the exons ATGCAGGCCATGATGACCTTCGACCCCCAGGACATCCTGCTTGCTGGCAACATGATGAAGGAAGCACAGTCGCTGTGTCAGAG gCATCGGAGGAAGTCTTCTGTGTCGGACTCTTTCAGCAACCTGGTACACCGTCCCACCATGGACCAGTTCACAGAAG AGGAGATCCACGCAGAGGTCTGCTATGCAGAGTGCCTGCTGCAGAGAGCGGCCCTGACCTTTTTGCAG GACGAGAACATGGTGAGCTTCATCAAGGGTGGCATCAAAGTTCGAAACAGCTACCAGACCTACAA GGAGCTGGATAGCCTCGTCCAGTCCTCGCAGTACTGCAAGGGAGAGAGCCATAGTCACTTTGAAGGAGGGGTGAAGCTTGGTGTAGGAGCCTTCAACCTG ACGCTGTCCATGCTTCCCACTAGGATCCTGAGGCTGCTCGAGTTTGTCGGGTTTTCAGGAAACAAG GACTACGGGCTGCTGCAGCTGGAGGAGGGCGCGACAGGGCACAGCTTCCGCGCAGTGCTCTGTGTCATGCTCCTGCTGTGTTACCACACCTTCCTCACCTTCGTGCTCG GTACTGGAAATGTCAACATCGAGGAAGCAGAGAAGCTGTTGAAACCCTACCTGAACCGATACCCCAAG GGTGCCATCTTCCTGTTCTTTGCCGGGCGGATTGAAGCTATCAAAGGAAATATTGACACT GCCATCCGGCGGTTCGAGGAATGCTGTGAGGCCCAGCAGCACTGGAAGCAGTTCCACCACATGTGCTACTGGGAGCTTATGTGGTGCTTCACCTACAAGGGCCAGTGGAAGATGGCCTACTTCTACGCTGACCTGCTGAGCAAGGAGAACTCCTGGTCCAAG GCCACCTACATCTACATGAAGGCTGCCTACCTCAGCATGTTTGGGAAGGAAGACTACAAGCCATTCGGGGATGACGAGGTGGAGTTATTCAG GGCTGTGCCAGGCTTGAAGCTCAAAATTGCTGGGAAATCTCTACCCACAGAGAAGTTTGCCATCCGGAAGTCCAGACGCTACCTCTCTCCCAACCCCATCTCGTTGCCGATCCCTGCTCTG GAAATGATGTACATCTGGAACGGCTATGCTGTGATTGGGAAGCAGCCGAAACTCACTGACGAGATGCTCGAGGTCATCACCAAGGCTGAAGAGATGCTGGCTATGGGCCCAG AGAATGAGTACTCAACAGATGACGACTGCTTGGTCAAACTGCTGAAAGGCCTGTGCCTGAAATACCTGGGccgcatccaggaggcagaggaaaattTCAGGAGCATCTCTGCCAG TGAAAAGAAGATTAAATATGACCACTACTTGATTCCAAATGCCCTGCTGGAGTTGGCCCTGCTGTTCATGGAGCAAGGCAGAAACGAAGAGGCCATCAAACTCCTTGATTCTGCCAA ACAAAACTACAAGAACTACTCCATGGAGTCAAGGACACATTTCCGAATCCAGGCAGCCACACTCCAGGCCAGGTCTTCCCTAGATGGCAACAGCTCTGCAGTATCATCAGTGTCCTTGTAG
- the Ttc39a gene encoding tetratricopeptide repeat protein 39A isoform X1, which translates to MTTAGDPGALPAGSPVSSLREALDQCMTALDLFLTNQFSEALSYLKPRTKESMYHSLTYATILEMQAMMTFDPQDILLAGNMMKEAQSLCQRHRRKSSVSDSFSNLVHRPTMDQFTEEEIHAEVCYAECLLQRAALTFLQDENMVSFIKGGIKVRNSYQTYKELDSLVQSSQYCKGESHSHFEGGVKLGVGAFNLTLSMLPTRILRLLEFVGFSGNKDYGLLQLEEGATGHSFRAVLCVMLLLCYHTFLTFVLGTGNVNIEEAEKLLKPYLNRYPKGAIFLFFAGRIEAIKGNIDTAIRRFEECCEAQQHWKQFHHMCYWELMWCFTYKGQWKMAYFYADLLSKENSWSKATYIYMKAAYLSMFGKEDYKPFGDDEVELFRAVPGLKLKIAGKSLPTEKFAIRKSRRYLSPNPISLPIPALEMMYIWNGYAVIGKQPKLTDEMLEVITKAEEMLAMGPENEYSTDDDCLVKLLKGLCLKYLGRIQEAEENFRSISASEKKIKYDHYLIPNALLELALLFMEQGRNEEAIKLLDSAKQNYKNYSMESRTHFRIQAATLQARSSLDGNSSAVSSVSL; encoded by the exons AACCAAGGAGAGCATGTACCACTCACTGACATATGCCACCATCCTGGAGATGCAGGCCATGATGACCTTCGACCCCCAGGACATCCTGCTTGCTGGCAACATGATGAAGGAAGCACAGTCGCTGTGTCAGAG gCATCGGAGGAAGTCTTCTGTGTCGGACTCTTTCAGCAACCTGGTACACCGTCCCACCATGGACCAGTTCACAGAAG AGGAGATCCACGCAGAGGTCTGCTATGCAGAGTGCCTGCTGCAGAGAGCGGCCCTGACCTTTTTGCAG GACGAGAACATGGTGAGCTTCATCAAGGGTGGCATCAAAGTTCGAAACAGCTACCAGACCTACAA GGAGCTGGATAGCCTCGTCCAGTCCTCGCAGTACTGCAAGGGAGAGAGCCATAGTCACTTTGAAGGAGGGGTGAAGCTTGGTGTAGGAGCCTTCAACCTG ACGCTGTCCATGCTTCCCACTAGGATCCTGAGGCTGCTCGAGTTTGTCGGGTTTTCAGGAAACAAG GACTACGGGCTGCTGCAGCTGGAGGAGGGCGCGACAGGGCACAGCTTCCGCGCAGTGCTCTGTGTCATGCTCCTGCTGTGTTACCACACCTTCCTCACCTTCGTGCTCG GTACTGGAAATGTCAACATCGAGGAAGCAGAGAAGCTGTTGAAACCCTACCTGAACCGATACCCCAAG GGTGCCATCTTCCTGTTCTTTGCCGGGCGGATTGAAGCTATCAAAGGAAATATTGACACT GCCATCCGGCGGTTCGAGGAATGCTGTGAGGCCCAGCAGCACTGGAAGCAGTTCCACCACATGTGCTACTGGGAGCTTATGTGGTGCTTCACCTACAAGGGCCAGTGGAAGATGGCCTACTTCTACGCTGACCTGCTGAGCAAGGAGAACTCCTGGTCCAAG GCCACCTACATCTACATGAAGGCTGCCTACCTCAGCATGTTTGGGAAGGAAGACTACAAGCCATTCGGGGATGACGAGGTGGAGTTATTCAG GGCTGTGCCAGGCTTGAAGCTCAAAATTGCTGGGAAATCTCTACCCACAGAGAAGTTTGCCATCCGGAAGTCCAGACGCTACCTCTCTCCCAACCCCATCTCGTTGCCGATCCCTGCTCTG GAAATGATGTACATCTGGAACGGCTATGCTGTGATTGGGAAGCAGCCGAAACTCACTGACGAGATGCTCGAGGTCATCACCAAGGCTGAAGAGATGCTGGCTATGGGCCCAG AGAATGAGTACTCAACAGATGACGACTGCTTGGTCAAACTGCTGAAAGGCCTGTGCCTGAAATACCTGGGccgcatccaggaggcagaggaaaattTCAGGAGCATCTCTGCCAG TGAAAAGAAGATTAAATATGACCACTACTTGATTCCAAATGCCCTGCTGGAGTTGGCCCTGCTGTTCATGGAGCAAGGCAGAAACGAAGAGGCCATCAAACTCCTTGATTCTGCCAA ACAAAACTACAAGAACTACTCCATGGAGTCAAGGACACATTTCCGAATCCAGGCAGCCACACTCCAGGCCAGGTCTTCCCTAGATGGCAACAGCTCTGCAGTATCATCAGTGTCCTTGTAG